From the genome of Terriglobales bacterium, one region includes:
- a CDS encoding HlyD family secretion protein has protein sequence MAATQDERLETIEEQNRSTDGGARRLQAVETPVRPSATLAPDDQEKPREEEEAAARTAQRKNRLKRFAPLVLVIAALGTLLWWLHARQYEDTDDAQVDGHISQIGSRVAGYVKAVNVEDNQEVQVGQILVEIDPRDYQVALDRARAELADSQAQAVAANYSVPITSVATKSQIESAEADVRNVQSGVAAAHKNLDAARAKLQGAIANNVKAQNDVQRYKGLVERDVISKQQYDAAVAAAESTSSEVQSSQDNVVAAQEAVTQAEARVVQAQANLRNAGTGPRQVSVTQARATSAQSTAAKNHAELEQAQLNLQYTNIIAPSHGIVGHRTAEVGQYVQPGQALISLVDIDNVWITANFKETQLRHMKPGQPVEVKVDASGRKYNGTVQAIGGASGSRFSLFPPENATGNYVKVVQRIPVRIVLDADQNKDHLLRPGMSVVPSVRVR, from the coding sequence ATGGCTGCAACGCAAGACGAACGGTTAGAGACCATTGAGGAACAGAATCGCTCCACAGATGGTGGCGCGCGCCGGTTGCAAGCTGTCGAGACTCCAGTGCGGCCAAGCGCAACCCTGGCTCCTGATGATCAGGAGAAGCCGCGCGAAGAAGAAGAAGCCGCAGCACGGACCGCACAACGCAAAAATCGGCTGAAGAGGTTCGCACCGCTCGTCTTGGTGATAGCGGCACTAGGCACGCTGCTCTGGTGGCTGCACGCACGGCAATACGAAGACACCGATGACGCGCAGGTAGACGGTCACATCAGCCAGATCGGATCTCGCGTCGCTGGCTACGTTAAGGCCGTGAACGTTGAGGACAATCAGGAAGTTCAGGTCGGGCAGATATTGGTCGAGATCGATCCTCGCGATTATCAGGTCGCTCTCGATCGGGCGAGGGCGGAACTCGCCGACTCACAGGCACAAGCGGTAGCAGCGAACTATAGCGTCCCTATCACGTCGGTTGCGACCAAGAGCCAAATTGAGTCGGCTGAAGCGGACGTTAGAAACGTGCAATCTGGAGTTGCAGCAGCTCACAAGAACCTCGATGCCGCGCGCGCCAAGCTGCAGGGCGCCATCGCCAACAACGTGAAAGCGCAAAACGACGTACAGCGGTACAAGGGTTTGGTCGAGCGCGACGTAATCTCCAAGCAACAGTACGACGCTGCTGTAGCTGCTGCTGAAAGCACTTCCTCCGAAGTTCAGAGCTCTCAAGACAATGTAGTCGCCGCTCAAGAGGCGGTTACGCAAGCCGAGGCCCGCGTTGTACAGGCGCAAGCCAACCTACGCAATGCCGGTACCGGCCCAAGGCAGGTGAGCGTAACCCAGGCTCGAGCTACCTCAGCTCAATCGACAGCCGCCAAAAACCATGCAGAGCTGGAGCAGGCGCAGCTGAATCTTCAGTACACCAACATCATTGCACCAAGTCACGGAATTGTCGGCCACCGCACTGCGGAGGTCGGACAGTACGTGCAACCAGGGCAGGCGCTGATCTCGCTCGTGGACATCGACAACGTCTGGATTACAGCAAACTTCAAAGAGACGCAATTGCGACACATGAAGCCTGGACAGCCTGTCGAGGTCAAGGTCGATGCCAGCGGACGCAAATACAACGGCACAGTGCAAGCGATTGGCGGAGCCAGCGGATCCCGTTTCAGTCTGTTTCCTCCCGAAAATGCAACCGGCAACTACGTGAAAGTCGTGCAGCGAATTCCGGTTCGCATCGTGCTCGATGCTGACCAGAACAAGGATCACCTGCTGCGTCCGGGAATGTCAGTCGTACCCAGCGTGAGGGTCAGGTAG
- a CDS encoding DHA2 family efflux MFS transporter permease subunit — protein MSTTSQDLEIQQFAAPAHAEWRPTHNPWAIALVVTMATFMEVLDTSIANVALPHIAGTLSATTDESTWVLTSYLVSNAVVLPISGWASDMMGRKRFYMTCVALFGISSLLCGLAPSLPLLIFFRVLQGVGGGGLAPSEQAILADTFEPRKRGVAFAVYGMAVVLAPAIGPTLGGWITDNYNWRWIFFINVPVAIVSLFLTNRLVEDPPELAHKRNSGIKIDYIGLALVGIGLGCLQVVLDKGQRDDWLQSDFILSFSIIAGLTIVGAVIWEYFQKDPIVDVRMFKNRNFALAFVMMTMLGFALFGTTVLIPQYLQTLLGYTAQRAGMALSPGGLTVMALMPLVGYLVSHYDARWLIAMGFLACSAALFHMMEMNLGLSFGEAVQLRVFQAAGIAFLFVPINTMSYVGVPRGKNNQVSGMVNLARNVGGSVGISIIETMLDRRSQKHQSDLASHLTSSSPAFQSQISAMTQAMVNMGYSAADASQRAYSMVYQQVQRQAAALAYNDVIFVFAIACAIMVPLAFLMQKNKPGAGPGGVH, from the coding sequence ATGAGCACAACCTCACAGGATCTTGAAATCCAGCAGTTCGCGGCGCCGGCACACGCAGAGTGGCGCCCCACCCACAACCCCTGGGCAATTGCGCTGGTGGTCACCATGGCGACATTCATGGAGGTGCTCGACACGAGCATCGCCAATGTCGCTCTGCCGCACATCGCCGGCACTCTCTCAGCCACAACCGACGAGAGCACCTGGGTGCTGACTTCCTATCTGGTCTCGAACGCTGTAGTGCTGCCAATCAGTGGATGGGCGTCAGACATGATGGGACGCAAGCGGTTCTACATGACTTGCGTCGCATTATTCGGCATTAGTTCCCTGCTCTGCGGCCTTGCTCCCAGCCTTCCGTTGCTCATCTTCTTTCGTGTGCTGCAAGGCGTAGGCGGCGGCGGACTAGCTCCGAGCGAGCAGGCAATCCTCGCAGACACGTTTGAGCCACGAAAACGCGGCGTGGCATTTGCGGTGTACGGCATGGCCGTAGTGCTGGCCCCCGCTATCGGTCCAACGCTCGGTGGCTGGATCACCGACAACTACAACTGGCGCTGGATTTTCTTCATCAATGTTCCCGTCGCGATCGTGTCGTTGTTCCTGACCAATCGACTGGTCGAAGACCCACCGGAACTTGCCCACAAGCGCAATTCGGGAATCAAGATCGATTACATCGGACTGGCGTTGGTTGGAATCGGGCTGGGCTGTCTTCAGGTCGTTCTCGATAAGGGGCAACGCGACGACTGGCTGCAATCCGATTTCATTCTGTCCTTCTCGATAATCGCCGGCCTCACCATCGTTGGAGCAGTCATTTGGGAGTACTTTCAAAAAGATCCCATAGTTGACGTGCGCATGTTCAAGAACCGCAACTTCGCGCTCGCCTTTGTCATGATGACAATGCTGGGCTTTGCGCTGTTCGGTACCACGGTGCTCATTCCGCAGTATCTCCAGACCCTTCTCGGATACACCGCACAGCGCGCGGGGATGGCGCTCTCTCCCGGCGGTCTTACCGTTATGGCGCTTATGCCGCTGGTCGGCTATCTCGTTTCGCATTACGACGCACGCTGGCTGATCGCCATGGGATTTCTTGCCTGCTCCGCCGCCCTGTTCCACATGATGGAGATGAACCTTGGTTTGAGCTTCGGAGAGGCCGTGCAGCTCCGGGTCTTCCAGGCGGCGGGTATTGCCTTCCTCTTCGTGCCCATCAACACGATGTCCTACGTTGGAGTGCCGCGCGGAAAGAATAACCAGGTGTCGGGCATGGTGAATCTGGCCCGAAACGTGGGTGGAAGTGTCGGGATCTCAATCATTGAGACCATGCTGGACAGGCGCTCACAGAAGCACCAGAGCGACCTGGCGTCGCATCTCACTAGCAGTAGTCCGGCGTTCCAAAGCCAGATCTCAGCCATGACGCAGGCAATGGTTAATATGGGCTACAGCGCTGCCGACGCATCCCAGCGCGCCTACAGCATGGTGTACCAGCAGGTGCAGCGGCAGGCGGCTGCTCTGGCCTACAACGATGTGATCTTTGTGTTTGCCATAGCTTGTGCCATCATGGTGCCACTCGCATTCTTAATGCAGAAGAACAAGCCCGGCGCTGGCCCTGGCGGAGTGCACTAG
- a CDS encoding cytidylate kinase-like family protein, giving the protein MNIRNITIDREVGCGGVEIAAHIARRLNWKLIDKCLIFDIAKMANVDVEAVKKLDEHPDPLLTRMSRLFWGGGAERGMVNPDHFDCKKMTELTRTVFLKAADEGDRVIVGRGAPYILAEREDTFHVFLYAPRDYKIQRVRKYCTCDDHAEQVIDTADNERAAFIRQHFHIEWPERHVYDLMLNTTAGEDWVVDTILQAARLTQPEPALVG; this is encoded by the coding sequence ATGAACATTCGCAACATCACAATCGACCGGGAAGTCGGATGTGGCGGAGTAGAAATCGCAGCTCATATCGCCCGCCGCCTGAACTGGAAGCTCATAGACAAGTGCCTGATATTCGACATCGCCAAGATGGCGAACGTCGACGTGGAAGCCGTTAAGAAGCTAGACGAACATCCTGATCCCTTACTCACCCGTATGAGCCGTCTCTTCTGGGGCGGAGGCGCCGAGCGCGGCATGGTGAATCCCGATCACTTCGACTGCAAAAAGATGACGGAACTCACGCGGACAGTGTTTCTGAAGGCTGCGGATGAGGGAGACAGGGTGATTGTTGGCCGCGGGGCTCCCTATATCCTTGCCGAACGAGAAGACACGTTTCATGTCTTTCTCTATGCACCGCGCGACTACAAAATTCAAAGAGTTCGCAAATACTGCACTTGCGACGACCACGCAGAACAAGTGATCGATACCGCAGATAACGAACGGGCGGCGTTTATTCGTCAGCACTTCCACATCGAGTGGCCGGAACGGCACGTCTATGACTTGATGCTGAACACGACGGCTGGCGAAGACTGGGTGGTTGACACAATCCTTCAAGCCGCGAGGCTCACACAGCCGGAGCCCGCGCTAGTCGGATAG
- a CDS encoding histidine phosphatase family protein, producing the protein MSEPKQEIWLIRHGETEWSASGAHTSRTDLPLLPSGIKQAEELKTKLRGRRFALVLVSPMQRARETARLAGYADQAEITEDLKEWDYGQYEGSSTAQIRQEHPNWSLWHDGVAGGESVDHVGLRVKRVIDRCTKVSGDVALFGHGHVLRILTAVWLDLPPADGRLFALNTATISVLGYEHDYKVIRRWNCPGV; encoded by the coding sequence ATGAGCGAACCAAAACAGGAAATCTGGCTCATACGTCACGGCGAAACCGAGTGGTCTGCCTCGGGCGCGCACACATCCCGTACCGATCTACCTCTGCTTCCGAGCGGAATCAAGCAAGCAGAAGAACTCAAAACGAAACTACGCGGACGCAGATTCGCGCTGGTGCTCGTGAGTCCGATGCAACGCGCGCGCGAAACGGCCCGCCTTGCCGGCTACGCCGATCAAGCTGAGATCACCGAAGATCTGAAGGAATGGGACTACGGCCAATACGAGGGCAGCAGCACTGCACAGATTCGCCAGGAGCATCCGAACTGGTCTCTATGGCACGATGGTGTTGCAGGAGGCGAGTCGGTGGACCATGTTGGACTCCGAGTGAAGCGCGTCATCGATCGATGCACGAAAGTGAGCGGCGATGTTGCCCTCTTCGGACACGGCCACGTCCTTCGAATATTGACTGCGGTCTGGCTGGACCTTCCCCCCGCCGACGGAAGATTGTTCGCCCTGAATACTGCGACCATCAGCGTCCTGGGATATGAACACGATTACAAAGTGATCCGCCGCTGGAATTGTCCAGGCGTTTGA
- a CDS encoding ABC transporter ATP-binding protein, producing the protein MADSHPEEEVLGKAYDSRLMKRLLTYLAPYKWQTLVAIAAILIKAGADVLGPYLTKVAVDKYLADKHAAVRPHFLDSWLSLRPLVGIGQIAALYLSLLLVSYCMEFLQTYYMQWVGQKAMFDLRSQIFAHLQRLHVGFFDRNPVGRLVTRVTTDVDAVNEMFTSGVVSIFEDVFVLAGIIGFMLWMKWWLALITFAVLPLIFWATMIFRRKVRESYRRIRTAIARINAYLQEHISGIVVLQLFNRERRAYRNFEEVNAMHMEAFKDAIMAHAVYYPVVEILSAIAIASVIWFGGGRALVDAALLGTVVAFIQYAQRFFRPIQDLSEKYNILQSAMASSERIFKLLDTAPAVVSAARPRRVDGPGRIEFENVWFAYSREQPKKRDTNGQPHSELAPETPADPEWVLRDVSFTIEPGETVAIVGHTGAGKTTIISLLLRFYDIQRGAIRIDGVDIRDMDLAELRRRYGVVLQDPFLFSGTITDNIRLGSKWVTDEMVERAAEDVNIADFIRTLPQGFREPVRERGSTLSTGQKQLISFARALAHQPRILILDEATSSVDTDTELRVREALTRMVEGRTSIIIAHRLSTVQRADKIIVMHKSQLREMGSHQELLAQRGIYWKLYQLQYKDQELPTVSGTLIGGETARQR; encoded by the coding sequence ATGGCAGATTCCCATCCGGAAGAAGAGGTACTAGGAAAAGCGTATGACAGCCGTTTGATGAAGCGGCTGCTCACCTACCTCGCTCCGTACAAATGGCAAACGCTTGTCGCGATCGCGGCCATTCTAATCAAAGCTGGCGCTGACGTTCTCGGACCGTACCTCACAAAAGTCGCTGTCGACAAGTACCTGGCAGACAAGCACGCCGCTGTACGTCCTCATTTCCTTGATTCCTGGCTAAGCTTGCGGCCATTGGTTGGCATCGGACAAATTGCGGCGCTCTATCTATCGCTTCTTCTCGTTAGTTACTGCATGGAGTTCCTGCAGACCTACTACATGCAATGGGTGGGACAGAAGGCGATGTTTGATTTGCGCAGCCAGATCTTCGCGCATTTGCAGCGGCTGCATGTGGGATTCTTCGATCGCAATCCGGTTGGACGATTGGTCACCCGAGTTACCACGGACGTGGATGCAGTGAACGAAATGTTCACATCGGGTGTGGTGTCAATCTTCGAAGACGTGTTTGTGCTTGCCGGCATCATCGGGTTCATGTTGTGGATGAAGTGGTGGCTCGCATTGATTACTTTCGCGGTGCTGCCTCTTATCTTCTGGGCGACGATGATCTTTCGTCGCAAAGTGCGCGAATCTTACCGTCGGATTCGGACGGCGATCGCTCGCATTAATGCTTATCTGCAGGAGCACATAAGCGGAATCGTTGTGCTCCAGCTCTTCAACCGTGAAAGACGCGCCTATAGAAACTTCGAAGAAGTGAACGCCATGCACATGGAGGCTTTCAAAGACGCCATCATGGCGCATGCTGTTTACTACCCGGTTGTCGAAATCTTGTCAGCGATTGCTATCGCCTCGGTAATCTGGTTTGGCGGAGGGCGAGCCCTGGTGGATGCTGCCCTTCTGGGGACAGTCGTCGCTTTCATCCAGTATGCCCAACGCTTCTTCCGCCCAATTCAGGATTTGAGCGAAAAGTACAACATCCTGCAATCCGCCATGGCCTCGAGCGAACGCATATTCAAACTGCTCGATACCGCTCCCGCAGTGGTGAGCGCAGCCAGGCCGCGCCGCGTCGATGGCCCCGGACGCATCGAGTTCGAGAATGTCTGGTTCGCTTACAGCCGCGAGCAGCCCAAAAAGCGCGACACCAATGGCCAACCCCATAGCGAACTAGCTCCCGAAACGCCGGCAGACCCTGAATGGGTGCTGCGCGACGTGTCCTTCACTATCGAGCCAGGAGAGACGGTGGCGATTGTCGGCCACACCGGAGCGGGAAAGACCACGATCATCTCGCTGCTGCTGCGCTTCTACGACATTCAACGCGGCGCAATCCGCATCGACGGCGTCGACATCCGCGACATGGACCTCGCCGAGTTGCGCCGCCGCTACGGCGTTGTACTCCAGGATCCATTCCTCTTCTCCGGCACTATAACCGACAACATCCGCCTGGGTTCAAAATGGGTCACTGACGAGATGGTGGAGCGTGCCGCCGAAGACGTAAACATCGCCGACTTCATCCGCACTCTTCCCCAGGGCTTCCGCGAGCCGGTACGCGAACGCGGCAGCACGCTCTCCACCGGCCAAAAGCAACTCATCTCGTTCGCACGCGCACTCGCACATCAACCTCGCATCCTCATCCTCGACGAAGCTACCTCCAGTGTCGATACCGATACAGAACTCCGCGTCCGAGAGGCCCTGACCCGCATGGTCGAAGGCCGCACCTCGATCATCATCGCCCACCGCCTCTCGACCGTGCAGCGCGCCGACAAGATTATCGTCATGCACAAATCCCAGCTCCGCGAGATGGGATCCCACCAGGAGCTGCTCGCCCAACGCGGAATCTACTGGAAGCTTTATCAACTGCAGTACAAAGACCAGGAGCTTCCCACTGTCTCTGGCACGCTTATCGGCGGCGAAACAGCCCGCCAGCGGTAG
- a CDS encoding co-chaperone GroES, whose protein sequence is MAKLTPLHDRILVRRIDEGETVRGGIIIPDTAKEKPQEGEVIAVGAGKKNDEGERQPVDVKEGDRILFGKYAGNEIKIDNEEFLIIREEEVLGILTGAAKSVKKAS, encoded by the coding sequence ATGGCAAAGTTGACCCCGTTGCATGACCGCATCCTGGTTCGCCGCATTGACGAGGGCGAAACCGTTCGTGGCGGCATCATCATTCCCGACACTGCGAAAGAAAAGCCGCAGGAGGGTGAGGTGATCGCCGTTGGCGCAGGTAAGAAGAACGACGAAGGCGAAAGGCAGCCCGTCGATGTGAAGGAAGGCGATCGCATTCTCTTCGGCAAGTACGCTGGGAACGAGATCAAGATCGACAACGAAGAATTCCTGATCATCCGCGAAGAAGAAGTACTCGGCATTCTGACCGGTGCAGCGAAGTCGGTAAAGAAGGCAAGCTAG
- the groL gene encoding chaperonin GroEL (60 kDa chaperone family; promotes refolding of misfolded polypeptides especially under stressful conditions; forms two stacked rings of heptamers to form a barrel-shaped 14mer; ends can be capped by GroES; misfolded proteins enter the barrel where they are refolded when GroES binds) has translation MAKQIVHGEESRQAILRGVNVLADAVKVTLGPKGRNVVIEKKFGSPTITKDGVTVAKEIELKDALENMGAQMVREVASKTSDVAGDGTTTATVLAQAIFREGVKTVAAGANPMALKRGIEKAVAAVVGTVDEEGNRKGGALSQFSKPVTGDMIAQVGTISANNDETIGKIIAEAMKKVGKDGVITVEESKTMETQLEVVEGMQFDRGYLSPYFVTDPERMEAVMENPLVLIYEKKVSSMKDLLPLLEQVAKSGTPLLIIAEDVEGEALATLVVNKLRGTLNVAAVKAPGFGDRRKAMLQDIAILTGGKAITEDLGIKLENVQVGDLGKAKRITIDKDNTTIIEGKGKTNEIEGRVKEIRAQIEKTTSDYDREKLQERLAKLVGGVAVIKVGAATETEMKEKKARVEDAMHATRAAVEEGIVPGGGVALARCITALDELAKTLSSEEAIGAQIVKRALEEPLRQIVGNAGEEGAIVIGKIRESKDNNFGYNAQTGKFEDLVKAGVIDPTKVTRTALQNAGSIAGLMLTTEALVSELPEEKREAPAPGGHGGMGGMY, from the coding sequence ATGGCTAAGCAGATCGTACATGGCGAGGAGTCGCGTCAGGCGATTCTCCGCGGCGTCAACGTATTGGCTGACGCAGTGAAGGTGACGCTCGGTCCGAAGGGCCGCAATGTCGTCATCGAGAAGAAGTTTGGTTCGCCGACCATCACCAAGGACGGCGTGACCGTAGCAAAGGAAATCGAGCTGAAGGATGCGCTCGAGAACATGGGCGCGCAGATGGTGCGCGAGGTCGCTTCCAAGACCTCCGATGTTGCCGGCGACGGCACCACCACCGCGACTGTGCTGGCGCAGGCGATCTTCCGCGAAGGCGTGAAGACGGTGGCTGCCGGCGCCAACCCGATGGCGCTCAAGCGCGGCATTGAAAAAGCCGTCGCCGCCGTCGTGGGAACCGTCGATGAGGAAGGCAACCGCAAGGGCGGGGCTCTTAGCCAGTTCTCGAAGCCGGTCACAGGCGACATGATCGCTCAGGTCGGCACCATCTCTGCCAACAACGACGAGACCATTGGCAAGATCATTGCCGAAGCGATGAAGAAGGTCGGCAAAGACGGCGTAATCACGGTCGAAGAGTCGAAGACGATGGAGACTCAGCTTGAAGTCGTGGAAGGTATGCAGTTCGACCGCGGCTATCTTTCTCCGTACTTCGTCACCGATCCGGAGCGCATGGAAGCCGTGATGGAGAACCCCCTCGTTCTCATCTACGAGAAGAAGGTCAGCTCCATGAAGGACCTGCTCCCGTTGCTCGAGCAGGTAGCCAAGAGCGGCACCCCGCTGCTTATCATCGCGGAAGACGTGGAAGGCGAAGCGCTCGCGACCCTCGTGGTCAACAAGCTGCGCGGTACCCTGAACGTCGCTGCCGTGAAAGCTCCTGGCTTCGGCGATCGCCGCAAAGCCATGTTGCAGGACATCGCAATCCTCACCGGCGGCAAGGCCATCACTGAAGACCTCGGCATTAAGCTCGAGAATGTTCAGGTCGGCGACCTCGGCAAGGCAAAGCGCATCACCATCGACAAAGACAACACCACCATCATCGAAGGCAAGGGCAAGACCAACGAGATCGAAGGCCGGGTGAAAGAAATCCGTGCTCAGATTGAGAAGACCACCAGCGACTACGATCGCGAGAAGCTCCAGGAACGTCTGGCGAAGCTCGTGGGCGGCGTGGCGGTGATCAAGGTCGGTGCCGCTACCGAGACCGAGATGAAGGAGAAGAAGGCCCGCGTTGAGGACGCTATGCACGCAACTCGCGCAGCCGTTGAAGAGGGCATCGTTCCCGGCGGTGGCGTGGCGCTCGCGCGCTGCATCACGGCCCTCGATGAACTCGCTAAGACCCTGAGCAGCGAAGAAGCGATCGGCGCACAGATCGTAAAGCGCGCGCTTGAAGAGCCTCTGCGTCAGATCGTCGGCAACGCCGGCGAAGAAGGCGCCATCGTGATCGGCAAGATCCGCGAGTCGAAGGACAACAACTTCGGCTACAACGCCCAGACCGGCAAGTTCGAAGACCTGGTCAAGGCCGGCGTGATCGATCCCACAAAGGTCACCCGCACGGCTCTGCAGAACGCTGGCTCCATCGCTGGCCTCATGCTCACCACCGAAGCCCTGGTAAGCGAACTTCCGGAAGAGAAGAGGGAAGCTCCCGCTCCAGGCGGCCACGGCGGCATGGGCGGAATGTACTAA
- a CDS encoding response regulator codes for MPPVTAGPKTVLCVDDTPYVLQMLDMFLTAVGYRAVPASNGREALELANKISLDAVILDYEMPELNGLEVAQILKAAHPLLPILMYSARHPQTEASAPGVVDAYVEKEHPQALVMALARVLNDPPPVLVRRRFPRFATSSRTFTLRFPDRETENAAFEGTLRDLAEGGCGGQVDAQMVPGELVSLAFGIPECEITLELRARVRYQNADSHGFEFVDLTAAQQKDLQRCLHVIAAA; via the coding sequence ATGCCCCCAGTAACAGCCGGTCCGAAAACGGTTCTGTGTGTCGACGACACACCATATGTCCTACAGATGCTGGACATGTTCTTGACTGCTGTGGGATATCGCGCGGTTCCCGCGTCGAACGGGCGTGAAGCCCTGGAACTCGCCAATAAGATCTCGCTCGACGCCGTAATCCTCGACTACGAAATGCCCGAGCTCAATGGACTGGAGGTTGCGCAGATCCTGAAGGCCGCGCACCCTTTGTTGCCGATTCTGATGTACTCTGCCCGCCATCCACAGACGGAAGCCAGCGCTCCGGGAGTTGTGGACGCGTACGTCGAGAAGGAACACCCGCAAGCTCTGGTGATGGCGCTTGCGCGCGTCTTGAACGATCCCCCTCCGGTACTCGTGCGACGGAGATTTCCCCGGTTTGCAACATCATCGAGAACCTTTACGTTGCGCTTCCCTGATCGGGAAACAGAGAATGCCGCGTTTGAAGGTACGCTGAGAGATCTTGCCGAGGGTGGTTGTGGCGGACAGGTGGATGCCCAGATGGTGCCGGGCGAACTGGTCTCTCTTGCCTTTGGAATCCCGGAATGCGAGATCACGCTGGAGTTGCGGGCACGAGTCCGCTATCAGAACGCGGACTCGCACGGGTTTGAATTCGTGGATCTCACAGCGGCTCAACAGAAAGACTTACAGCGTTGCCTGCACGTGATTGCAGCTGCCTGA
- a CDS encoding VTT domain-containing protein: MLSSVFNAAALGKAAKVLAQQRPRASNPTMLRFFAHWGGIGLVPLAILDSSPLPTFGSLDILTAYLSARHSDLWLYYASMATLGAMIGSYLTYKLGQKTGLAWIEKKFGARRSHQVQYALERWGSGAIFVSTVSPPPCPTSMFLLAAGAFGYKLRKFFLTVFLGRAIRYGLLTLIAAHYGRRIVRYMRHPGQYLWLSLGVTLLIILGTATFLILRRPAPVPEERLPHAS, encoded by the coding sequence TTGCTTTCGAGCGTATTCAACGCGGCGGCTCTAGGCAAAGCGGCAAAGGTGCTGGCGCAACAACGCCCGCGCGCCAGTAATCCGACTATGCTCCGTTTCTTCGCGCATTGGGGCGGTATAGGCCTGGTTCCGCTCGCGATCCTCGATAGCTCCCCGCTTCCGACCTTCGGCAGCCTCGACATTCTCACTGCGTATCTCTCCGCGCGGCATAGCGATCTGTGGTTGTACTACGCGAGCATGGCCACTTTGGGAGCGATGATCGGGTCATACTTAACGTACAAGCTCGGGCAGAAAACCGGCCTCGCTTGGATTGAGAAGAAGTTCGGTGCGCGCCGCTCGCACCAGGTGCAGTACGCTCTCGAGCGTTGGGGATCAGGCGCGATCTTCGTATCCACGGTATCGCCGCCGCCGTGTCCCACGTCGATGTTTCTTTTGGCTGCCGGCGCATTCGGATACAAGCTGCGCAAGTTCTTTCTTACTGTGTTCCTGGGTCGCGCCATCCGTTACGGTTTGCTCACGCTCATAGCTGCGCACTACGGCCGCCGCATCGTTCGCTACATGCGACATCCCGGGCAGTATCTGTGGCTGTCACTTGGCGTGACTTTGCTGATCATCCTCGGCACCGCAACATTTCTAATCCTGAGAAGGCCGGCTCCAGTTCCCGAAGAGCGCCTTCCACACGCGAGCTGA
- a CDS encoding S1/P1 nuclease, translating into MMIKRLLCSLALFVISLAPLPAIAWGCEGHQIVALIAMKHLQPQVASQVNAILAASPVASTLRHFCRTSGLPPMVEVASWADDVRAEQSDTGPLHYINIPLNATRDKYDISDACKQGCIVDAITKYTQQLKAGNDAKTRADALRFLIHFLGDIHQPLHDETNGDEGGNCVPVEFEGEEPRVTNAQKEEYFPNLHSVWDTGIPQSMLASHDMTVEEFADFLDFRFRPRLQRWNSGQAADWAWEGHDLAFSAYRALPANLPRDINPQATSCSDNNHIAKRLADLHMVLGERYDNVSHPIAEEQLTKAGIRLAALLNAALGKS; encoded by the coding sequence ATGATGATCAAACGGCTGCTGTGCTCTCTTGCATTGTTCGTAATTTCTCTTGCTCCTCTGCCTGCAATTGCGTGGGGCTGTGAAGGGCATCAAATCGTTGCTCTGATCGCAATGAAGCACCTTCAGCCCCAGGTTGCAAGTCAGGTGAATGCTATCTTGGCTGCAAGTCCGGTGGCGTCCACGCTTCGCCACTTTTGCCGCACGTCGGGGCTACCGCCGATGGTTGAGGTTGCGAGCTGGGCTGATGATGTACGCGCTGAACAGTCGGACACAGGCCCACTGCACTACATCAACATTCCTCTTAACGCTACGCGCGACAAATACGACATCAGCGATGCCTGCAAGCAGGGCTGCATCGTCGACGCGATTACGAAATACACGCAGCAACTCAAGGCCGGCAATGACGCAAAAACTCGCGCAGATGCATTGCGCTTTCTAATTCATTTTCTGGGAGACATTCACCAGCCTCTGCACGACGAAACCAACGGGGATGAGGGCGGCAACTGCGTTCCGGTGGAGTTCGAGGGTGAAGAGCCCCGCGTGACTAACGCGCAAAAAGAGGAATATTTCCCCAATTTGCACTCGGTCTGGGACACCGGCATTCCGCAGAGCATGCTGGCCTCGCACGATATGACCGTTGAGGAGTTTGCTGATTTCCTCGACTTCCGCTTCCGTCCGCGCCTCCAGCGCTGGAACTCAGGTCAGGCCGCGGATTGGGCATGGGAAGGCCACGATCTGGCCTTTAGCGCCTATCGTGCGTTGCCGGCAAACCTGCCGCGCGACATCAATCCCCAGGCGACATCCTGCTCAGACAACAATCACATTGCCAAGCGCCTGGCGGACCTGCACATGGTGCTGGGGGAACGCTATGACAACGTCTCCCACCCGATTGCCGAGGAGCAACTTACAAAAGCGGGAATCCGCCTGGCAGCCCTGCTAAACGCAGCCCTCGGTAAATCATAG